A window of the Bacillus sp. A301a_S52 genome harbors these coding sequences:
- a CDS encoding helix-turn-helix transcriptional regulator: MEKMNLCPKFESAFQLLGQRWNGLILRVLLQGPVRFRDISSNIPSMSDKMLVDRLKQLEEAGLIERSVYPETPVRIEYQLTEKGKALKPALDEIQHWAETWVH, translated from the coding sequence ATGGAAAAGATGAATCTTTGCCCCAAATTTGAATCTGCATTTCAATTGCTTGGTCAACGGTGGAACGGCTTAATCCTTCGAGTACTTTTACAAGGGCCTGTTCGTTTTCGTGACATTTCATCGAATATACCAAGTATGAGTGATAAAATGCTCGTTGATCGCTTGAAGCAATTAGAAGAAGCAGGACTAATTGAAAGGTCTGTCTATCCAGAAACACCAGTTCGGATAGAATATCAGCTAACTGAAAAAGGAAAAGCATTAAAACCTGCCCTTGACGAAATTCAGCATTGGGCTGAAACATGGGTTCACTGA
- a CDS encoding oligosaccharide flippase family protein, giving the protein MSEQQLIRGTVILTASVFISKILGLIYVFPFTAIVGTQGMALYTYGYLPYTIMLSLSTLGVPLAVSKFVSKYNALGDYRTGQRLLKSGIVVMLITGIIAFLALFSLAEPIAKQVVDPTDLKGNSYEDVIFAVRMVSVALLIVPVMAIIRGYFQGHQSMGPTAVSQVIEQIVRIVFILLFAFLILNVWNGELGTAVGIATFGAFVGALGGLAVLLIYWKKRGPSLKRQIDDSTVEQTIPLRSMYKELLTYAIPLSIVGLAIPLYQLVDMVTFNQAMQDLGYDMNVVETYYGAFAQTTHKLIQIPVALGTAMSLTIIPTVTNAFINEEHDRLQRTITQTYQIILFLTVPAAIGLTVLAEPVYGALFGLADLAEGAEVLRSYAWIAVAFAIFAVTAAILQGINRQKWAVIALLAGLAFKILSNTLLISWFEVHGAILATGIGYIIAIAINIWAIKKYANYDYTFVFKRFLLVCLFTGMMAIVVGFLQYGLMQLLPINTRMDALFILAVTVLSGIVVYLNLGIRSGLAGQILGERFKFLNK; this is encoded by the coding sequence ATGTCAGAGCAGCAATTAATTAGAGGTACGGTTATTCTAACCGCGAGCGTCTTTATCTCTAAGATTCTCGGGTTAATTTACGTGTTCCCTTTTACAGCGATTGTTGGAACACAAGGAATGGCACTTTATACATATGGCTATTTGCCTTATACTATTATGTTAAGTTTATCTACGCTCGGAGTTCCCCTTGCGGTGTCGAAATTTGTGTCGAAATACAATGCTCTAGGCGATTACAGAACAGGGCAAAGGTTATTAAAATCGGGCATTGTTGTGATGCTTATAACAGGTATCATTGCCTTTCTAGCGTTGTTTTCCTTAGCGGAACCCATTGCAAAGCAAGTCGTTGATCCTACTGATTTAAAAGGAAATTCCTACGAAGATGTTATCTTCGCTGTCAGGATGGTCAGTGTAGCATTGTTAATTGTCCCAGTTATGGCGATTATAAGAGGTTATTTTCAAGGACATCAGTCGATGGGGCCTACAGCTGTTTCTCAAGTTATTGAGCAAATCGTTCGAATCGTTTTTATTCTTTTATTTGCTTTTCTCATTTTGAATGTATGGAACGGTGAATTAGGTACCGCTGTTGGTATTGCTACATTCGGGGCTTTCGTCGGTGCCCTTGGCGGTCTGGCTGTTTTGCTAATCTATTGGAAAAAAAGAGGGCCTAGTCTAAAAAGGCAAATTGACGATAGTACAGTAGAACAAACGATACCTCTTCGCAGTATGTATAAAGAATTATTAACTTATGCCATACCGTTATCAATAGTGGGATTAGCGATCCCGTTGTATCAGTTAGTTGATATGGTCACGTTTAACCAAGCGATGCAAGACCTTGGCTATGACATGAATGTCGTCGAAACGTATTATGGCGCATTTGCGCAAACGACTCATAAGCTTATTCAAATTCCAGTGGCACTTGGAACAGCCATGTCGTTAACGATTATTCCAACTGTAACAAACGCGTTTATAAATGAAGAGCATGATCGTCTACAACGAACCATCACGCAAACTTATCAAATCATTTTGTTCCTTACTGTTCCAGCAGCAATTGGTCTAACGGTGCTGGCGGAGCCTGTCTATGGTGCACTATTTGGTTTAGCCGATTTAGCTGAGGGGGCCGAGGTGTTACGATCGTATGCATGGATAGCGGTGGCATTTGCTATCTTTGCTGTAACTGCCGCTATTCTTCAAGGGATTAACAGGCAAAAATGGGCTGTTATTGCATTGTTAGCCGGGCTTGCCTTTAAAATACTATCAAATACGCTGCTTATTTCATGGTTTGAGGTTCATGGCGCTATTCTCGCTACAGGAATAGGGTATATAATTGCCATCGCGATAAATATTTGGGCCATAAAAAAATATGCAAATTACGATTATACATTTGTCTTTAAACGATTTTTACTTGTTTGTTTGTTCACGGGCATGATGGCAATTGTCGTTGGATTCTTACAATACGGTCTTATGCAACTTCTTCCCATAAATACGAGAATGGATGCTCTTTTCATCCTTGCGGTCACTGTTTTATCAGGTATTGTCGTTTATTTGAATTTAGGCATTCGCTCAGGACTGGCTGGTCAAATCCTTGGAGAGAGATTTAAATTCTTAAATAAATAG
- a CDS encoding YjbQ family protein, with protein sequence MLKKLALTTGARDEMKDITKEVQQVVNESGVQAGVVYIYCAHTTAGITINENADPDVKHDMLMRWDEVYPWHHDKYQHAEGNTASHLKASTTGASQTVIIENGKLILGTWQGIYFCEFDGPRQRHAYVKVIEG encoded by the coding sequence ATGCTTAAAAAATTAGCTCTCACTACAGGGGCACGAGATGAAATGAAAGATATCACGAAAGAGGTGCAGCAAGTCGTTAATGAGAGTGGTGTCCAAGCCGGAGTTGTATACATTTATTGTGCTCATACAACAGCAGGAATTACAATTAATGAGAATGCAGATCCAGATGTGAAGCATGATATGCTTATGCGATGGGATGAGGTTTATCCATGGCACCATGATAAGTATCAGCACGCAGAAGGAAATACTGCGTCTCATTTAAAAGCAAGTACGACAGGGGCTTCGCAAACAGTCATCATTGAAAATGGCAAACTTATTTTAGGCACGTGGCAAGGCATCTATTTTTGTGAATTCGATGGCCCTCGTCAGCGACACGCCTATGTAAAAGTTATCGAAGGCTAA
- a CDS encoding pyrroline-5-carboxylate reductase, with translation MTSILVIGAGRMAEAIISGLVSNEKNIFSPITVSNVSNKDRLIRLKNTYGVHVTQDAISEVISHDVILLATPPDVHDHLLAQLKEVVDHQLVLTVAAGIDPAYIEARLNTKTPVAWIMPNTAAGIGQSMSTFTCGKYVENHHRTIIDYILSSIGESEELTAEKVHDLTAITGSAPAFLYAFALGLEEAAVTYGISSKQARKLVTQMLKGSVSMLEHSGEPQLLMDQVASPGGSTAEGLVVLNEQGFSSTLKDAVKATNNHARNHNQKESR, from the coding sequence ATGACATCTATATTAGTTATTGGAGCAGGGAGAATGGCAGAGGCTATTATTTCAGGCTTAGTTTCAAATGAGAAAAATATCTTCTCACCTATAACCGTTTCAAATGTATCAAACAAAGACAGGCTTATCAGATTAAAGAATACATATGGTGTTCACGTGACACAAGATGCTATAAGTGAAGTGATTTCTCACGATGTGATTTTGTTGGCTACACCACCTGATGTACATGATCACTTGCTAGCACAGTTGAAAGAAGTGGTCGATCATCAGCTTGTTTTAACAGTAGCAGCAGGGATTGATCCAGCTTATATAGAGGCCCGGCTGAATACGAAGACACCCGTTGCTTGGATTATGCCAAACACTGCGGCGGGTATCGGACAATCTATGTCCACGTTTACGTGTGGGAAATATGTGGAAAATCATCATAGAACGATCATTGACTACATTTTGTCATCCATTGGAGAATCGGAAGAATTAACAGCAGAAAAAGTTCACGATTTAACAGCGATTACCGGAAGTGCACCAGCTTTTTTGTACGCTTTTGCGTTAGGGTTAGAAGAAGCTGCTGTAACTTATGGTATTAGTAGTAAACAGGCGAGAAAGCTCGTGACTCAAATGTTAAAAGGATCAGTATCCATGCTAGAACATAGTGGGGAACCTCAACTTTTAATGGATCAAGTGGCATCCCCAGGAGGCTCTACGGCTGAAGGACTGGTGGTTCTTAATGAACAAGGCTTTTCGAGCACACTGAAAGATGCGGTGAAGGCGACTAACAATCATGCTCGCAACCACAATCAAAAAGAAAGCAGGTGA
- a CDS encoding NAD(P)/FAD-dependent oxidoreductase yields the protein MTDVIIIGGGPAGLMAAVAAAEHGATVLLLDKGKKLGRKLAISGGGRCNVTNRADIEDIITHIPGNGRFMHSPFSIFNNEDIIAFFESLGIKLKEEDRGRMFPVNDKAVDVVRALLNKIRSLNVSICTNTEVCDILYDPSITSVTGVLLKNGEKLETNRVIIAVGGKSVPHTGSTGDGYPWAVKAGHTVTDLYPTEVPITCQDAFIKAKTLQGLSLRDVQLSVLDPKKRKVIKAHEGDMIFTHFGVSGPISLRCSQYVVKARKKHPDTAIPLQVDLFPKETTEDVLQQLVQLLKEQSKKAIKNALQGFLPERLIPILLEMAHIEPLAIYPELAHAKLRELAQLIKGFPLTATGTLSIEKAFVTGGGVSVKEIQPKRMESKLVKGLFFCGEVLDLHGYTGGYNITVAFSTGYTAGKAAAGQ from the coding sequence ATGACTGATGTCATAATCATCGGTGGTGGGCCAGCTGGATTAATGGCAGCCGTGGCAGCAGCTGAACACGGTGCAACAGTCTTACTGCTCGATAAAGGGAAAAAACTAGGACGCAAACTTGCCATTTCCGGTGGAGGACGCTGTAACGTAACCAATCGCGCGGATATCGAGGATATCATTACGCATATCCCTGGTAATGGGCGCTTCATGCATAGCCCCTTCTCCATATTTAATAATGAAGACATTATTGCCTTTTTTGAAAGTCTTGGAATAAAATTAAAAGAAGAGGATCGAGGCAGAATGTTCCCTGTGAATGATAAAGCGGTGGATGTGGTCCGAGCGTTATTAAATAAAATCCGTTCATTAAATGTCTCTATTTGTACGAATACAGAAGTATGTGACATCCTTTATGATCCGTCGATCACTAGCGTTACAGGGGTTTTATTAAAAAATGGTGAAAAACTAGAAACGAACCGAGTTATTATCGCGGTAGGTGGAAAATCGGTTCCCCACACCGGCTCCACCGGTGATGGCTATCCGTGGGCTGTGAAAGCAGGGCATACGGTAACAGATTTATACCCTACTGAAGTTCCAATTACATGTCAGGACGCGTTTATAAAAGCGAAAACATTACAAGGTCTTTCATTAAGAGATGTTCAATTATCTGTACTGGATCCGAAAAAAAGAAAAGTCATTAAAGCTCATGAAGGAGATATGATCTTTACTCATTTTGGGGTTTCCGGTCCAATTAGTTTGCGTTGTAGCCAATATGTTGTTAAAGCACGAAAAAAACATCCGGATACAGCGATTCCCTTACAGGTGGACTTGTTTCCTAAGGAAACCACCGAAGACGTGTTACAGCAACTCGTCCAGTTACTTAAAGAACAATCTAAAAAAGCGATTAAAAACGCCCTTCAAGGCTTTTTGCCTGAGCGCCTTATCCCAATTTTATTAGAGATGGCCCATATTGAGCCTTTAGCCATTTATCCAGAGCTTGCTCACGCCAAGCTTAGGGAGCTGGCTCAGCTTATTAAAGGCTTCCCGCTGACAGCCACAGGGACTCTTTCTATCGAAAAAGCGTTTGTCACCGGAGGCGGTGTTAGTGTGAAAGAAATTCAACCGAAACGAATGGAATCAAAGCTAGTCAAAGGGCTCTTTTTCTGCGGTGAAGTCCTTGATTTACATGGTTATACCGGTGGTTATAATATAACCGTTGCTTTTTCGACTGGTTATACAGCAGGAAAAGCAGCTGCTGGTCAGTAG
- a CDS encoding leucine--tRNA ligase: MAFEHQQIEKKWQHIWEENKVFATTEDPAKKKFYALDMFPYPSGAGLHVGHPEGYTATDILSRMKRMQGYNVLHPMGWDAFGLPAEQYALDTGKHPREFTEQNINNFRRQIKALGFSYDWDREVNTTDEKYYKWTQWIFLQLYKKGLAYVDEVAVNWCPALGTVLANEEVIDGKSERGGHPVERRPMKQWMLKITAYADRLLEDLEELDWPESIKDMQRNWIGRSEGADVHFKLDELGKEVTVFTTRPDTLYGATYLVLAPEHSLINDLTTAEQKEAVTAYQHQVATKSDLERTELAKEKTGVFTGGYATHPVTGEKLPVWIADYVLVNYGTGAVMAVPGHDERDYEFAKTFNLPIKEVVSGGDIATEAYGGDGAHVNSDFLNGLHNEEAISTMCDWLEENKKGKRQITYRLRDWLFSRQRYWGEPIPMIHWEDGTMEPIPEHELPLTLPEMEEFKPSGTGESPLANNTEWLYVTDPKTGKKGRRETNTMPQWAGSCWYYLRYIDPHNDEQLADPKKLQQWLPVDIYIGGAEHAVLHLLYARFWHKVLYDIGIVQTKEPFQKLYNQGMILGENNEKMSKSKGNVVNPDDIIESHGADTLRLYEMFMGPLDASIAWSENGLDGARRFLDRVWRLIITDEGKLNPIIADAQGSDEMTRVYHQTVKKVTDDFEGLRFNTGISQLMVFVNEAYKQEKLSRSHLEGFIKLLSPVAPHLSEELWSYLGHEETLAYSMWPVYDETWLVESEVEIVVQVNGKVRTKLMVAKDATKEDLEEQALTLDKIKEEIDGKTIRKVIAVPGKLVNIVAN; this comes from the coding sequence TTGGCATTTGAACATCAGCAAATCGAAAAAAAATGGCAGCACATTTGGGAAGAAAACAAAGTATTCGCGACAACAGAGGACCCAGCTAAGAAAAAGTTTTATGCATTGGATATGTTTCCATATCCATCAGGAGCAGGGTTACATGTAGGACATCCAGAAGGCTATACAGCAACTGATATTTTGTCACGGATGAAGCGTATGCAAGGGTATAACGTCCTTCATCCAATGGGATGGGATGCTTTTGGTTTACCGGCAGAACAATATGCCCTTGATACCGGTAAGCACCCGCGTGAATTCACAGAACAGAATATTAATAATTTCCGTAGACAAATTAAAGCACTCGGGTTTTCTTACGATTGGGATAGAGAAGTGAATACAACCGATGAGAAATATTATAAATGGACGCAGTGGATTTTCCTTCAACTATATAAAAAAGGGTTAGCGTATGTGGATGAAGTAGCGGTTAATTGGTGCCCTGCATTAGGCACTGTCCTAGCAAATGAAGAGGTTATCGATGGAAAAAGTGAACGGGGAGGTCATCCGGTTGAACGCCGTCCGATGAAGCAATGGATGCTTAAGATAACAGCTTATGCAGATCGACTTCTTGAGGATTTGGAAGAGTTAGATTGGCCTGAAAGTATTAAAGATATGCAGCGTAATTGGATTGGCAGGTCAGAGGGTGCGGACGTTCATTTTAAGCTTGATGAGCTTGGAAAAGAGGTGACCGTTTTTACAACGCGCCCAGATACTTTATACGGAGCCACGTATCTCGTACTAGCGCCGGAGCATTCTCTTATTAATGACTTAACGACGGCAGAGCAAAAAGAAGCGGTCACTGCTTATCAGCACCAAGTAGCGACAAAAAGTGACTTAGAACGCACAGAACTAGCAAAAGAAAAAACGGGTGTGTTTACAGGTGGGTATGCGACTCATCCTGTAACAGGAGAAAAACTCCCTGTTTGGATCGCTGATTATGTGCTCGTTAATTATGGAACAGGAGCTGTAATGGCTGTTCCTGGACATGATGAACGAGATTATGAGTTCGCCAAAACGTTTAATTTACCAATTAAAGAAGTGGTATCAGGCGGTGATATTGCAACAGAAGCGTATGGTGGTGACGGGGCACACGTTAATTCTGACTTTCTGAATGGCCTTCATAATGAAGAGGCAATTTCAACGATGTGTGACTGGCTAGAAGAAAATAAAAAAGGGAAGCGGCAAATCACGTACCGATTACGTGATTGGTTATTCAGCCGTCAACGTTATTGGGGAGAGCCCATTCCGATGATTCATTGGGAAGACGGAACGATGGAGCCTATTCCTGAACACGAGTTACCACTCACACTTCCTGAAATGGAGGAATTTAAGCCATCGGGAACAGGGGAGTCCCCACTTGCTAACAATACTGAGTGGTTATATGTGACAGATCCTAAAACAGGTAAAAAAGGACGACGTGAAACGAATACGATGCCACAATGGGCCGGGAGCTGCTGGTATTACTTGCGTTATATTGATCCGCATAATGATGAACAGCTTGCTGATCCTAAGAAGCTACAACAATGGTTACCAGTCGATATTTATATCGGTGGTGCGGAACATGCAGTTCTTCATCTTCTGTATGCTCGATTTTGGCATAAAGTGTTGTATGATATCGGTATTGTTCAAACAAAAGAGCCGTTCCAAAAGCTTTATAACCAGGGGATGATTCTTGGAGAAAATAATGAAAAAATGAGTAAGTCAAAAGGAAATGTCGTCAACCCAGACGATATTATTGAGTCCCACGGAGCGGATACGCTTAGACTCTATGAAATGTTCATGGGACCACTCGACGCTTCCATCGCGTGGAGTGAGAATGGGTTAGACGGTGCGCGGCGTTTTCTCGACCGTGTATGGCGGTTAATCATTACCGATGAAGGAAAACTAAACCCTATTATCGCTGATGCTCAAGGCAGTGACGAGATGACACGTGTCTATCATCAAACAGTTAAAAAAGTGACGGATGATTTTGAGGGATTAAGGTTTAATACGGGTATTTCACAATTAATGGTATTTGTGAATGAAGCTTATAAACAGGAAAAACTATCGAGAAGTCATCTGGAAGGCTTCATTAAATTATTGTCACCGGTGGCTCCTCATTTAAGTGAAGAACTATGGAGCTACTTAGGACATGAAGAGACGTTGGCATACAGCATGTGGCCAGTCTATGATGAAACATGGCTCGTTGAAAGTGAAGTAGAAATTGTAGTACAAGTAAACGGAAAAGTCCGCACAAAACTGATGGTAGCTAAAGACGCCACAAAAGAAGATTTAGAAGAACAAGCACTTACATTAGATAAAATAAAAGAAGAAATAGACGGCAAAACCATTCGAAAAGTGATTGCTGTACCAGGAAAATTAGTGAACATTGTTGCTAACTAA
- a CDS encoding MFS transporter gives MPKAIWILVIGMTINVTGASFLWPLNTIYMSQELGRSLTVAGSIIMINAAAGVAGNLLGGRLFDKIGGYKTIMVGVTITTVSAFTLAIFHQSFIAYVLMLTTIGFGGGMMVPCMYALAGAIWPEGGRKPFNAMYVAQNVGVAAGAAIGGLLASLRFDFVFFGNGVMYFSFFLLALTFFKHLEEEGREVSASSTFQQTERVESSKRFQALLLLCAGFLVCWVAYTQWASTISVHTQNLGIPLSAYSLLWTINGGMIIFCQPLIKFFIRRWVHSLKAQIYVGLSIFMVSYLILASAEVLTAFVVAMIILTLGEMFVWPAIPTIAHTLAPKGKAGFYQGIVNSVGTGGRMIGPLFGGLMADLFGMAVLFYVLVAMFSIAFIMTRIFDKGVPHLDFTKKRQERSAS, from the coding sequence ATGCCAAAAGCGATCTGGATTTTAGTCATTGGGATGACAATTAATGTGACAGGTGCGTCATTTTTATGGCCGCTGAATACCATATATATGAGTCAAGAACTAGGGCGTTCTTTAACAGTGGCTGGAAGTATTATTATGATAAACGCAGCTGCAGGGGTTGCAGGGAATCTACTAGGAGGTAGATTGTTTGATAAGATTGGCGGCTATAAAACGATTATGGTCGGCGTTACGATTACAACAGTGAGCGCCTTTACGTTAGCTATTTTCCATCAGTCATTTATAGCATATGTTCTCATGCTTACAACGATTGGATTTGGTGGAGGTATGATGGTGCCTTGTATGTATGCATTAGCCGGAGCGATATGGCCTGAAGGTGGACGCAAGCCTTTTAATGCCATGTACGTGGCACAAAATGTGGGCGTTGCCGCAGGGGCAGCCATTGGCGGGTTGCTTGCCAGCTTGAGATTCGATTTTGTCTTCTTTGGGAACGGTGTGATGTATTTTAGTTTTTTCTTATTGGCACTCACTTTTTTTAAACATCTTGAGGAGGAAGGAAGGGAAGTTTCAGCTTCTTCTACGTTTCAACAGACAGAACGAGTGGAAAGTAGTAAACGATTCCAAGCACTTCTTTTACTATGCGCTGGCTTCTTAGTTTGTTGGGTTGCTTATACCCAGTGGGCTTCGACTATTTCTGTTCATACACAAAACTTAGGAATCCCATTAAGTGCTTACAGTCTACTGTGGACGATTAATGGAGGAATGATTATTTTTTGTCAGCCTCTTATTAAATTTTTTATAAGAAGATGGGTTCATTCTTTAAAAGCGCAAATTTATGTGGGACTTAGTATTTTTATGGTTTCGTATTTAATTTTAGCTAGTGCTGAAGTTTTGACAGCATTTGTGGTAGCGATGATCATTCTAACGTTAGGAGAAATGTTTGTTTGGCCAGCTATACCGACAATTGCGCACACATTAGCTCCAAAAGGAAAGGCTGGCTTTTATCAAGGGATTGTAAATAGTGTCGGGACAGGTGGGAGGATGATTGGGCCACTTTTCGGTGGACTCATGGCTGACTTATTTGGAATGGCCGTCTTATTTTATGTTCTGGTGGCTATGTTTTCGATTGCGTTTATCATGACTCGCATCTTCGATAAAGGCGTTCCACACCTAGATTTTACGAAAAAACGACAAGAACGTTCAGCTTCTTAG
- the ltaE gene encoding low-specificity L-threonine aldolase, with protein MIDLRSDTVTKPSQLMRDMMAKADVGDDVYGEDPTVNELEAYAAKLVGKEAALFVTSGTQGNQIAVLCHTHLGQEVIMDEDAHVFVYEGGAISAFAGVQSRTLPHVNGEIPLKTLEEAIRPDNVHFPETGLIWLENTHNRSGGTVLTIDYLKHVAEIAAHHNVPVHMDGARLFNAAVASREDVTTITQHVDSVQFCLSKGLGAPVGSILAGSKHFIANARKKRKMLGGGLRQAGVLAAPGLLALKSNIKRLEDDHQHARMLAAAINRYTDMIVAHDIHTNIIIADTAHSSKTAKEWVSLLAEKGVSVIQYKPEALRFTTHLDISTKNINDVINLLKTWS; from the coding sequence ATGATTGATTTACGAAGTGATACAGTCACCAAACCGAGCCAGCTAATGCGGGATATGATGGCAAAAGCTGATGTGGGTGATGATGTATATGGAGAAGACCCTACAGTCAATGAGTTAGAAGCATACGCAGCTAAGCTTGTGGGAAAAGAAGCTGCCCTCTTCGTCACAAGTGGTACACAAGGTAATCAAATAGCCGTTTTGTGTCATACACATTTAGGGCAAGAAGTGATTATGGACGAAGACGCACATGTATTTGTTTATGAGGGTGGCGCTATTTCTGCTTTTGCTGGTGTTCAATCGCGGACACTTCCCCATGTAAACGGAGAAATTCCATTGAAAACATTGGAGGAAGCCATTCGACCAGATAACGTGCATTTCCCTGAAACAGGCCTAATCTGGCTTGAAAACACGCACAATCGTAGCGGTGGAACTGTATTAACGATTGATTACTTAAAACATGTAGCGGAAATAGCCGCTCACCATAACGTGCCAGTACATATGGATGGCGCCCGTCTCTTTAACGCTGCCGTTGCCAGTAGAGAAGACGTGACAACGATTACGCAACATGTGGATTCCGTACAATTTTGCCTCTCAAAAGGGCTCGGTGCCCCAGTAGGATCCATCCTAGCTGGAAGTAAACACTTTATCGCTAACGCCAGAAAAAAACGGAAGATGCTCGGAGGTGGCCTTCGGCAAGCAGGTGTACTTGCCGCTCCAGGCCTACTAGCGTTAAAATCAAATATAAAACGGTTAGAAGACGATCACCAACATGCTCGAATGTTAGCAGCAGCGATAAATAGGTATACCGATATGATAGTCGCTCATGACATTCATACCAACATCATTATTGCCGACACGGCCCACTCTTCTAAGACAGCTAAAGAATGGGTATCTCTGCTAGCCGAAAAGGGCGTTTCCGTTATTCAATATAAACCTGAGGCATTGCGTTTCACAACACATTTAGATATATCTACCAAAAATATTAACGACGTCATTAACCTATTAAAAACATGGTCATAA
- a CDS encoding TIGR01212 family radical SAM protein (This family includes YhcC from E. coli K-12, an uncharacterized radical SAM protein.), whose product MTNEQAPLFGDKRYLTWNYHLKQQFGEKIFKVPLDGGFDCPNRDGNVAYGGCTFCSERGSGDFAGDRRDDLVTQFHAIKEKLHKKWRSGKYIGYFQAYTNTYAPVEELRDMYEVILEQEGVIGLSIATRPDCLPDDVVAYLAELNKRTYLWVELGLQTAHDQTGELINRAHDFQCYVEGVKKLRKHGIRVCSHIINGLPLETNAMMLQTAKEVAKLDVQGIKIHLLHLLKRTPMVKQYEKGMLDLMDKDTYIKLVCDQLEVLPPSMIVHRLTGDGPADLMIGPMWSLNKWEVLNGIDKEMKERNSWQGKYFSTDSSQKGIAL is encoded by the coding sequence ATGACTAACGAACAAGCGCCTCTTTTCGGAGATAAGCGCTACCTCACATGGAATTACCATTTAAAACAGCAATTTGGTGAAAAAATATTTAAAGTCCCATTGGACGGTGGATTCGATTGTCCTAATCGGGATGGAAATGTTGCTTACGGTGGCTGCACATTTTGTAGTGAGCGAGGCTCTGGTGACTTTGCCGGTGACAGACGTGATGATTTAGTCACACAGTTTCATGCGATTAAAGAAAAACTTCATAAAAAATGGCGATCAGGAAAATATATCGGCTATTTTCAAGCTTATACAAATACGTATGCCCCAGTAGAGGAGCTTCGTGACATGTATGAGGTCATCTTAGAGCAGGAAGGTGTGATCGGTCTTTCCATTGCTACACGCCCTGACTGTTTACCAGATGATGTAGTTGCGTACTTGGCAGAACTAAATAAACGCACTTATTTATGGGTGGAGTTAGGCTTGCAAACGGCCCATGATCAAACAGGAGAGCTTATTAACCGCGCTCATGATTTTCAATGTTATGTAGAAGGTGTGAAAAAGCTTCGCAAGCACGGTATTCGCGTATGCTCTCATATTATTAATGGATTGCCATTGGAGACGAATGCCATGATGCTTCAAACGGCTAAAGAAGTGGCTAAACTGGACGTCCAAGGGATTAAAATACATTTACTCCACTTATTAAAAAGGACGCCAATGGTTAAGCAATATGAAAAAGGGATGCTTGACTTAATGGATAAAGATACTTATATTAAGCTCGTCTGCGATCAGCTAGAAGTCCTTCCTCCTTCAATGATCGTTCACCGCTTAACAGGTGATGGCCCCGCAGACTTAATGATCGGACCAATGTGGAGTTTAAATAAATGGGAAGTGCTAAATGGGATCGATAAAGAAATGAAAGAACGTAACAGTTGGCAAGGAAAATACTTCTCTACTGACAGTAGTCAAAAGGGGATTGCGTTATGA
- a CDS encoding class I SAM-dependent methyltransferase — protein MKLTRILPFARELLVKAVPKNGIAIDATAGNGHDTLFLAKCVGEHGFVYSFDIQKQAIEATKSRLMSESALPPVNLIHDGHENLLTYLKNEHNGQVDGAIFNLGYLPGSDKSVVTIAETTITAIRHILTHLKPEGLLILVIYSGHMEGKKEREVLIPFVRQLPQDTYHVLEYQFTNQRNNPPFIIAIEKR, from the coding sequence ATGAAGCTAACACGTATTCTCCCCTTCGCAAGGGAATTATTAGTGAAAGCCGTTCCTAAGAATGGGATAGCGATTGATGCCACAGCAGGTAATGGGCATGATACGCTCTTTTTAGCGAAGTGCGTTGGCGAACACGGCTTTGTATATAGCTTCGATATCCAAAAGCAGGCGATTGAGGCAACTAAAAGCCGGCTTATGTCAGAAAGTGCGTTACCCCCTGTCAATCTCATTCATGATGGACACGAAAACTTACTCACATATCTAAAAAATGAACATAACGGACAAGTTGATGGCGCAATTTTCAATTTAGGCTATTTGCCTGGGAGTGATAAATCGGTCGTAACCATAGCTGAGACAACGATCACAGCGATACGTCATATTTTAACTCATTTAAAACCTGAGGGGCTTCTCATACTAGTCATTTATAGTGGCCATATGGAAGGTAAAAAAGAGCGAGAAGTACTCATACCTTTTGTACGTCAATTACCCCAAGACACGTATCATGTGCTAGAATATCAATTTACGAATCAGAGAAATAACCCGCCGTTTATTATTGCTATCGAAAAACGTTAG